A genomic region of Bosea sp. 124 contains the following coding sequences:
- a CDS encoding adenylate cyclase: MERQRPTDCENRDDACAQAIPEPCASDVRAQLDRILASATFSVPERVRQFLAYVVNQTLEGRADRIKAYTVAVEVFGRDANFDIQNDPVVRIEAGRLRRALERYYLLGGSADPVLLEIPKGGYVPRFHWQQHHAEDGETVIRPGLRLDGKFGTAVHAWLMRHWLVGAVAVATMAAAALVWIVPPSQPSAFATRLAQPGGPSLIVKPFVNLSRDTDANYYAAGIGEELLAQLARFKELTVFGRETSDSLSADTSAPEIRRRFGNRYVLEGSVRLAEGKLRVTSRVLDGETSAVVWSGAYDADPRTNNIVDIEMTIASKVATAIAQPYGIIFSTPPPLARGKTSQGMEAYRCSYLFYRYRTVLDQNEHAPTRDCLEQLTASYPDHATGWAMLSYLYLDEDRFRLNPRPGSPTPIERARAAAERAVRLDPENVRALQALMTILYFSKEPAEALRIGSQALALNPNDTELLGEFGSRVAQAGEWQRGAALLEDAMSRNPGHSDYYIGLLALAAYMQGDDPRAADLIRRANLRRFSIYHFVAALIFARLELETETAHHRTEFLRLRPGFFDDFDGELDKRNFNPRDRAILLRGAIQAGFPVQSRFAAGVE, from the coding sequence ATGGAACGGCAACGGCCTACGGATTGCGAGAATCGCGACGACGCCTGTGCCCAAGCGATCCCCGAACCCTGCGCGAGCGACGTCCGCGCGCAGCTGGATCGGATCCTGGCCAGCGCGACGTTCAGCGTGCCGGAACGGGTGCGCCAGTTCCTGGCCTATGTCGTCAATCAGACGCTCGAAGGCCGGGCCGACCGCATCAAGGCTTATACGGTGGCGGTCGAGGTCTTCGGCCGGGACGCGAATTTCGACATTCAGAACGACCCCGTCGTTCGCATTGAAGCCGGGCGGCTCAGGCGCGCGCTGGAACGTTACTATCTTCTCGGCGGCAGCGCCGACCCGGTCCTGCTGGAAATCCCCAAAGGCGGCTACGTCCCACGCTTCCACTGGCAGCAACACCACGCGGAGGATGGAGAGACCGTAATTCGGCCGGGGCTGCGCCTCGACGGCAAGTTCGGCACGGCCGTCCATGCGTGGCTGATGCGCCATTGGCTTGTCGGCGCGGTTGCTGTGGCAACGATGGCGGCGGCTGCACTTGTCTGGATTGTGCCGCCGTCGCAACCATCCGCCTTCGCCACGCGGCTGGCCCAGCCCGGGGGACCGTCCCTGATCGTCAAACCCTTCGTCAACCTCTCGAGGGATACCGACGCGAACTACTACGCCGCCGGCATCGGCGAGGAGCTTCTGGCGCAGCTTGCCCGCTTCAAGGAGTTGACGGTCTTCGGCCGCGAGACGTCGGATTCGCTCTCGGCGGACACCTCCGCGCCCGAGATCCGGCGCCGCTTCGGCAACCGCTACGTTCTGGAGGGCAGCGTGCGCCTCGCCGAGGGCAAGCTCAGGGTGACGAGCCGCGTCCTCGACGGCGAGACATCCGCCGTCGTCTGGTCCGGCGCCTATGATGCCGATCCGCGTACCAACAACATCGTCGACATCGAAATGACGATCGCCTCGAAGGTCGCCACCGCGATCGCCCAGCCCTACGGCATCATTTTCAGCACGCCGCCGCCGCTCGCACGGGGGAAGACCAGCCAGGGCATGGAAGCCTATCGCTGCTCCTATCTCTTCTATCGCTACCGCACCGTGCTCGACCAGAACGAGCATGCACCGACGCGCGATTGCCTCGAGCAGCTCACCGCGAGCTATCCAGATCATGCGACGGGCTGGGCGATGCTGTCCTATCTCTACCTCGACGAGGACCGTTTTCGGCTCAATCCGCGGCCGGGCTCGCCCACGCCGATCGAACGGGCGCGGGCTGCTGCCGAGCGCGCCGTGCGCCTCGACCCGGAGAATGTGCGGGCGCTGCAGGCGCTGATGACGATCCTCTACTTTAGCAAGGAGCCTGCGGAAGCACTTCGGATCGGCTCGCAGGCCCTCGCCCTCAACCCGAACGACACCGAACTGCTCGGCGAGTTCGGCAGCCGGGTGGCTCAGGCCGGAGAATGGCAGCGCGGCGCGGCTCTGCTCGAGGACGCGATGAGCAGAAATCCAGGCCATTCCGACTACTACATCGGCTTGCTCGCCCTCGCGGCCTATATGCAGGGTGACGATCCGCGGGCTGCCGATCTCATTCGTCGCGCCAATTTGCGCAGGTTCTCGATCTATCACTTCGTCGCTGCACTCATCTTCGCCCGGCTGGAGCTGGAGACGGAGACCGCGCATCACCGCACTGAGTTTCTTCGACTGCGACCGGGCTTCTTCGACGATTTCGACGGAGAGCTCGACAAGCGCAATTTCAATCCGCGAGACCGCGCCATCCTGCTTCGCGGCGCCATCCAGGCCGGCTTCCCGGTGCAATCGCGCTTTGCGGCCGGAGTCGAGTGA
- a CDS encoding CHAD domain-containing protein has product MATIDRPLALAQREGEHGHPGGGWTLRLHLAEEGVRQVLRQMQAAGGKRPGARAIRSIFYDTDGGKLQRKGYRLSIRSQGRRRFQHIETARPGSLWRDAGRWSAEIEDGAPSRGSIQGTPLEDLLGDKALGKLRRVFSVDLRRRNCIFERDGARILALLDTGTIMAGEASEVIAELRLRLLDGPTGALSAFARELGASMHASLTLRSHGERGWRLLQGQRGSADADHHGDIRQGMTTMEAIESICRRGAAALLDDLALLQDGAGHHALHETRIDLRRLRAILSFCKPVLGLEGEGLPERLRELATFLGGARELDVFCDRVLGPLRQDAPDAPGLDAFAEAVERRRGQAHDEVAAYVRSPAMLEFGLGLVEWLGGLTTSEPSSAKQARLRDRPMSAFVNARLQRRLDSFLKLSRDLRNATPDRQHDIRIRAKKLRYAVEAFHPGLDVKSGGKLLAKLRLVQDLLGDLNDCRAGRVLALTYVRGGEANGAASDFAAGFAAGVGTLDPSEALARAAAVCDELASLARRRPGKT; this is encoded by the coding sequence TTGGCAACGATCGATCGCCCGTTAGCGCTTGCCCAGCGGGAGGGCGAACATGGCCATCCCGGCGGCGGATGGACCCTGCGGTTGCACCTCGCAGAGGAGGGCGTGCGCCAGGTTCTTCGACAGATGCAGGCCGCAGGCGGGAAGCGACCAGGCGCAAGAGCCATTCGGTCGATCTTCTACGATACCGATGGCGGCAAGCTGCAGCGCAAGGGTTATCGGCTCTCGATCCGCTCACAGGGGCGAAGGCGGTTCCAGCACATCGAGACGGCGAGGCCGGGTTCCCTCTGGCGGGACGCCGGCCGGTGGAGCGCCGAGATTGAGGACGGCGCGCCGAGCAGAGGCTCCATTCAGGGCACGCCGCTCGAGGACCTTCTCGGCGACAAGGCCCTCGGAAAGCTGAGGCGGGTCTTCAGTGTCGATCTCCGTCGCCGCAACTGCATCTTCGAGCGCGACGGGGCCAGAATCCTGGCGTTGCTGGATACGGGCACGATCATGGCGGGCGAGGCGAGCGAGGTCATCGCCGAACTGCGGCTGCGGCTGCTCGACGGACCGACCGGCGCACTCTCTGCTTTCGCGCGCGAACTGGGCGCGTCGATGCACGCGAGCCTCACCCTGCGCTCGCATGGCGAACGGGGCTGGCGCCTCTTGCAGGGGCAACGGGGCAGCGCCGACGCCGACCATCATGGCGATATCCGGCAAGGCATGACGACGATGGAAGCGATCGAGAGCATCTGCCGACGCGGCGCGGCCGCTTTGCTCGACGATCTCGCATTGCTGCAGGACGGCGCCGGCCACCACGCCTTGCACGAGACGCGCATCGACCTCCGGCGCCTGCGTGCGATCCTGTCGTTCTGCAAACCCGTTCTCGGCCTGGAAGGGGAGGGCCTGCCCGAGCGTTTGCGCGAGCTGGCCACGTTCCTCGGCGGCGCGCGCGAGCTCGACGTCTTCTGCGACCGCGTGCTCGGGCCGTTGCGGCAGGACGCCCCCGATGCGCCGGGCCTGGATGCTTTCGCCGAGGCCGTCGAGCGACGGCGCGGCCAGGCCCATGACGAGGTTGCCGCCTATGTCCGCTCGCCCGCGATGCTGGAATTCGGCCTGGGCCTCGTCGAATGGCTCGGTGGTCTGACGACTTCGGAACCATCCTCGGCGAAGCAGGCGCGCCTGCGCGACCGCCCGATGTCCGCGTTCGTGAACGCTCGCCTGCAACGGCGGCTCGATTCCTTTCTCAAGCTGAGCCGGGATTTGCGGAACGCGACCCCGGACAGGCAGCACGACATCCGGATCCGGGCCAAGAAACTGCGCTATGCCGTCGAGGCCTTCCATCCCGGCCTCGATGTCAAATCCGGCGGCAAGCTCCTGGCGAAGCTGCGGCTCGTTCAGGATCTGTTGGGCGACCTGAACGACTGTCGCGCCGGCCGGGTGCTGGCGCTCACCTATGTGCGTGGCGGCGAAGCGAATGGCGCGGCATCGGATTTCGCGGCGGGCTTCGCGGCTGGGGTCGGCACGCTGGACCCGTCCGAAGCGCTGGCCAGAGCAGCGGCGGTCTGCGACGAACTTGCCTCACTTGCGCGACGGAGACCGGGCAAGACCTGA
- a CDS encoding DUF2950 domain-containing protein: MIITWPATGLLVRWLCGGAIGVLVVATDASAQQPFKTPVEAATALGEAARTADFKRLYTILGMAGREILSSGDKVADAADRQRFVSAYDERHSVSETGDTATLLIGRDDFPFPIPIVRNGERWTFDVAAGRKEIIARRIGRNELDALQASLAFFDAQQDYASKDRTGQGAGAFAQKIISGAGARDGLYWDNAAGEEQSPLGAFAAEAAADGYKADGTRRPFHGYYFKILKRQGPAAPGGAIDYVAGGKMIGGFAVLAYPADYGRSGVMSFMLNHAGTVYQKDLGPGTSRVASRMRSFDPDRSWETVTPQRQ; the protein is encoded by the coding sequence ATGATCATCACATGGCCAGCGACGGGTCTGCTTGTGCGATGGCTTTGCGGCGGCGCCATCGGGGTTCTCGTGGTCGCGACGGATGCGAGCGCACAACAGCCGTTCAAGACGCCGGTCGAGGCTGCCACGGCACTCGGCGAGGCGGCGCGCACTGCCGATTTCAAGCGGCTCTACACCATTCTCGGCATGGCCGGGCGCGAGATCCTCTCGTCGGGTGACAAGGTCGCCGATGCGGCGGACCGCCAGCGCTTCGTCTCTGCCTATGACGAGCGCCACTCGGTCAGCGAGACGGGCGATACGGCGACCCTGCTGATCGGGCGGGACGACTTCCCGTTTCCGATTCCGATCGTGCGCAACGGCGAGCGCTGGACATTCGACGTCGCGGCTGGCCGCAAGGAGATCATCGCCCGGCGGATTGGGCGCAACGAACTCGATGCGCTGCAGGCCAGTCTCGCCTTCTTCGATGCACAGCAGGACTACGCTTCGAAGGACCGCACCGGCCAGGGGGCGGGCGCCTTCGCGCAGAAGATCATCAGCGGAGCCGGTGCGAGGGACGGCCTGTACTGGGACAATGCAGCGGGCGAAGAGCAGAGCCCGCTGGGTGCGTTCGCGGCGGAGGCCGCTGCCGACGGCTACAAGGCTGATGGGACGCGCAGGCCGTTTCACGGCTACTACTTCAAGATCCTGAAACGCCAGGGGCCCGCAGCCCCCGGCGGCGCGATCGACTATGTCGCCGGCGGCAAGATGATCGGAGGATTCGCGGTTCTGGCCTATCCGGCGGACTATGGCAGGTCCGGGGTGATGAGCTTCATGCTCAATCATGCCGGAACGGTCTACCAGAAGGATCTCGGCCCCGGCACGAGCCGCGTCGCGTCACGTATGCGAAGCTTCGACCCGGACAGGAGCTGGGAGACGGTGACACCGCAACGACAGTAG
- a CDS encoding LuxR C-terminal-related transcriptional regulator, whose protein sequence is MSVLVHLVDGDAVSQAGIGDMLQSSGYRTKAYGSADEILQQIPDDESASCIVIDVPAPDTVVRDLFDRLSKAGSKLPVIFLAGQGDVRAGVKAMKAGAEDVFTKPVERDEFIEAIDKAIARHRLAHAQDGWARMVMARLQQLTRREREVFELVIRGKMNKQVAFKLGTTERTVKAHRQKVMEKMQLRSVVELVSCAERLGLLRPVDP, encoded by the coding sequence ATGTCAGTACTCGTACATCTCGTCGATGGCGACGCCGTCTCCCAGGCGGGAATCGGCGATATGCTCCAGTCCAGCGGCTATCGGACCAAGGCCTATGGCAGCGCCGACGAGATCCTTCAACAGATACCGGACGACGAAAGCGCAAGCTGTATCGTCATCGACGTGCCGGCCCCGGACACGGTCGTTCGCGACCTGTTCGACCGGCTGAGCAAGGCCGGATCGAAACTCCCCGTGATCTTCCTGGCCGGACAAGGCGACGTTCGCGCCGGCGTCAAGGCGATGAAGGCCGGCGCCGAGGACGTCTTCACGAAACCCGTGGAACGCGATGAGTTCATCGAGGCGATCGACAAGGCGATCGCCCGACATCGCCTGGCCCACGCGCAGGACGGCTGGGCGCGGATGGTGATGGCGCGTCTGCAGCAGTTGACCAGGCGCGAACGGGAAGTCTTCGAGCTCGTCATCCGCGGCAAGATGAACAAGCAGGTCGCTTTCAAGCTCGGAACGACCGAGCGGACCGTGAAGGCCCATCGCCAGAAGGTTATGGAAAAGATGCAGCTCCGCTCCGTGGTCGAACTCGTGTCCTGCGCCGAGCGGCTTGGCCTTCTGCGACCTGTCGATCCATAG
- a CDS encoding SulP family inorganic anion transporter, whose translation MTDRFPIPSGMRGYRLEWLRFDLTAGLAIAAVAIPSAIAYPAIAGLPAEVGLYASILPLVGYALFGPTRKLIVGPDAATMTVLAAALASLPLDNPADRVAAAAALALMVGVLCIVAARLRLGIVASFLSRPILIGFICGISISILIGQIGRLTGVRIESDGLVLPLLEIVRKAALIHWPSVLFGGAMLGLLMLLARLRSPVPGPLVVVFVAGLASAVFDLEGSGMKVIGSLPNTMPALSLPDISRLPLRELFLGAGAVWLVGVSSGLVAARSFGAKDGFEVDADRELTGLGAANVFSGLFSGFPVTVSDSRTAINISTGGRSQVAGLVAAFSLTTLLIFLNDALRLLPNPALGAILIFAALSLIDVQGFREIWRISRIEFGFALISMWGAISLGVLSGVVIAIAGTLLHILLKEMRPRDALLGRIPGRPGFYKLHRAASAAPLPGMVLFMVQGSILFFNADHVRARFESVAEQAPPGTAWLVLDASAVAQIDATAATMLGHLRGELARKGLTLAVAELHKEPSDILRRAGFFEGPEATVLFDDLEDAVRALANGRA comes from the coding sequence ATGACCGACCGATTTCCGATCCCGAGCGGCATGCGAGGTTACAGGCTGGAATGGCTGCGCTTCGACCTGACGGCGGGCCTCGCCATCGCGGCCGTCGCCATTCCCAGCGCCATCGCATATCCTGCCATCGCGGGGCTGCCGGCCGAGGTGGGCCTCTATGCGAGCATCCTGCCGCTGGTCGGCTACGCGCTGTTCGGGCCGACGCGCAAGCTCATCGTCGGTCCGGACGCGGCGACCATGACGGTGCTCGCCGCCGCCCTTGCGAGCCTGCCGCTCGACAATCCGGCGGACCGGGTCGCGGCTGCGGCGGCGCTGGCGCTGATGGTCGGCGTGCTGTGCATCGTCGCGGCGAGACTGCGCCTCGGGATCGTGGCCTCGTTCCTGTCCCGCCCCATCCTGATCGGCTTCATCTGCGGGATTTCGATTTCGATCCTGATCGGTCAGATCGGACGCCTGACCGGCGTGCGCATCGAATCCGACGGGCTGGTGCTGCCGCTGCTCGAGATCGTGCGCAAGGCGGCGCTGATCCACTGGCCCTCGGTGTTGTTCGGCGGTGCGATGCTGGGGCTGCTCATGTTGCTGGCGCGCCTGCGCTCACCGGTTCCGGGGCCGCTCGTGGTGGTCTTCGTCGCGGGGCTGGCCTCGGCCGTGTTCGATCTCGAAGGCAGCGGCATGAAGGTGATCGGAAGCCTGCCGAACACGATGCCGGCCCTGTCCCTTCCCGACATATCCCGGCTGCCGCTCAGGGAGCTCTTCCTCGGCGCCGGAGCCGTCTGGCTGGTCGGCGTCAGTTCGGGCCTCGTCGCGGCGCGCAGCTTCGGCGCAAAGGACGGGTTCGAGGTCGATGCCGACCGCGAACTGACGGGTCTCGGCGCCGCCAACGTCTTCTCCGGCCTGTTCAGCGGCTTTCCGGTCACCGTTTCGGATTCGCGCACTGCGATCAACATCTCCACCGGCGGCCGTTCGCAGGTCGCAGGGCTGGTTGCGGCGTTCAGCCTGACGACGCTGCTGATCTTTCTCAACGATGCGCTGCGCCTGCTGCCCAATCCGGCATTGGGCGCGATCCTGATCTTCGCCGCGCTGAGCCTGATCGACGTCCAGGGCTTTCGCGAGATATGGCGGATCAGCCGGATCGAATTCGGCTTCGCCCTCATCAGCATGTGGGGTGCGATCAGCCTCGGCGTGCTCAGCGGCGTCGTTATCGCCATCGCCGGCACGCTGCTCCACATCCTGCTCAAGGAGATGCGCCCGCGCGATGCGCTGCTCGGCCGCATCCCCGGCCGGCCGGGCTTCTACAAGCTCCACAGGGCGGCGAGCGCCGCGCCGCTGCCCGGGATGGTGCTCTTCATGGTTCAGGGCAGCATTCTGTTCTTCAACGCGGACCATGTCCGCGCGCGGTTCGAAAGCGTCGCGGAGCAGGCGCCTCCCGGCACGGCATGGCTCGTGCTGGATGCGAGCGCCGTGGCCCAGATCGATGCGACGGCGGCGACCATGCTCGGGCATCTGCGGGGCGAGCTGGCCCGGAAGGGACTGACGCTCGCCGTTGCCGAACTCCACAAGGAGCCGAGCGACATCCTCCGGCGCGCCGGCTTTTTCGAGGGGCCAGAGGCGACGGTCCTCTTCGACGATCTCGAAGATGCGGTCCGGGCGCTGGCGAACGGGCGCGCGTGA
- a CDS encoding DUF3300 domain-containing protein — protein MHLRIVLACVITGGLASQPLAQTPPPQSQPPAGASAGQGEQLASAAQLDALVAPIALYSDTLLAQVLMASTYPLEVVQADRWIADNKKLKGDQLRIAAEQQSWDVSVKSLVATPSVLEMMSKNLDWTQKLGDAVLAQQPDVMDGIQRMRTRAYDAKKLSSGTQQTVSVRQESGKQTIVIEPAMPDTVYVPYYDPAVVYGSWPYPAYPPYYFPASGYVAAGVVATGIAFGTAYALGRWAGGGNYWGGNVNWNNNNINIDRNRVTHWEHNPQHRHGVQYRNNSVQQKFANNSLRAGSEGRMDFRGRSGDQVLQPRGDRDGPGAGARPEQRPGDRANAAGRPDRGPGDRAGAANRPDRPGGDRARPGGDGGRGSGPPRAANQPRRPDGGGNRAGPARDGAFGNMQPGRAANLQSQRGHASMARAPGGGGRAMPSGGGGMRGGGAQMSRGGYGGGGGRGGGGGGRGGGGGGGGRRSDIQLKNHVILLGRMDNGLGFYRFAYNGSKTTYVGVIAQEVQGVAPWAVRRGADGYLRVDYHQLGVPFQSFDQWTSEGARVPAGRGWH, from the coding sequence ATGCATCTGCGGATCGTGCTGGCCTGCGTCATCACCGGTGGTCTGGCTTCCCAGCCGCTGGCGCAGACGCCGCCGCCTCAATCCCAACCGCCGGCCGGCGCGTCGGCCGGACAGGGCGAGCAGCTCGCGAGCGCCGCGCAGCTCGATGCGCTCGTCGCGCCGATCGCCCTCTATTCCGACACGCTGCTCGCGCAAGTCCTGATGGCCTCGACCTATCCGCTGGAGGTGGTTCAGGCGGACAGATGGATCGCCGACAACAAGAAGCTCAAGGGCGATCAGCTCAGGATCGCGGCCGAGCAGCAGTCCTGGGATGTCAGCGTGAAGTCGCTGGTTGCCACACCCTCGGTGCTCGAGATGATGAGCAAGAATCTCGACTGGACGCAGAAGCTCGGCGACGCCGTACTCGCCCAGCAGCCCGATGTGATGGACGGAATCCAGCGCATGAGGACGCGGGCCTACGACGCCAAGAAGCTGTCCTCCGGCACCCAGCAGACGGTCTCGGTCCGCCAGGAGAGCGGGAAGCAGACGATCGTGATCGAACCTGCGATGCCCGACACTGTCTATGTGCCGTATTACGATCCCGCAGTCGTCTACGGTTCCTGGCCGTATCCGGCCTATCCACCCTATTACTTCCCGGCGTCGGGTTATGTCGCTGCTGGCGTGGTTGCGACCGGCATCGCGTTCGGCACAGCCTATGCGCTGGGTCGCTGGGCCGGGGGCGGGAACTATTGGGGCGGAAACGTCAACTGGAACAACAATAACATCAATATCGACCGCAACCGTGTGACGCATTGGGAGCACAATCCCCAGCATCGCCATGGCGTCCAGTACCGCAACAATTCGGTCCAGCAGAAATTCGCGAACAACAGCCTTCGCGCCGGCAGCGAAGGCCGGATGGATTTCCGCGGGCGTAGCGGCGATCAGGTGCTTCAGCCGCGCGGCGATCGCGACGGACCGGGTGCGGGCGCCCGCCCCGAGCAACGACCCGGAGACCGAGCGAACGCAGCCGGCAGGCCAGATCGCGGACCGGGTGATCGCGCTGGCGCCGCCAACCGGCCGGATCGACCCGGCGGCGATCGCGCACGGCCAGGCGGTGACGGCGGGCGCGGCTCGGGCCCGCCGCGGGCTGCAAACCAGCCGAGGCGTCCCGATGGCGGGGGCAACCGCGCCGGGCCGGCGCGCGACGGCGCCTTCGGCAACATGCAGCCGGGCCGGGCCGCCAACCTTCAGTCGCAGCGTGGGCATGCCAGCATGGCCCGTGCACCAGGCGGCGGCGGGCGGGCCATGCCGTCGGGAGGCGGCGGCATGCGCGGGGGCGGCGCGCAGATGTCGCGCGGCGGATATGGCGGCGGTGGTGGACGCGGCGGCGGTGGCGGAGGGCGCGGCGGTGGTGGTGGCGGCGGTGGACGCCGATCCGACATCCAGCTCAAGAACCACGTCATCCTGCTTGGGCGCATGGATAACGGGCTCGGCTTCTACCGCTTCGCATATAACGGCTCCAAGACGACCTATGTCGGTGTGATCGCGCAGGAGGTGCAGGGCGTCGCGCCCTGGGCGGTGCGCCGCGGGGCGGATGGCTATCTGCGGGTCGATTACCACCAGCTCGGCGTGCCGTTCCAGAGCTTCGACCAATGGACGTCCGAGGGCGCCAGGGTGCCCGCGGGACGCGGCTGGCACTGA